A genomic window from Tolypothrix sp. PCC 7910 includes:
- a CDS encoding zinc-dependent alcohol dehydrogenase — MKAVCWQSANEVRVETVPDPTILNPRDAIIKITSTAICGSDLHIYGGYIPTVQKGDIIGHEFMGEVVEVGSGVNNLKIGDRVVVPSTIGCGHCNYCQRDMWSLCDNSNPKGWMEEKLYGNITSAIYGYSHLLGGYAGAQAEYIRVPFADVGVVKVPPDLPDEMLLFISDAIPTGYMGAELCDIQPGDTVAVWGCGAVGQFAMISAYMMGAERVIAIDRFPERLEMARKFAKAETINYEDVDAGEALKEMTGGRGPDACIDAVGLEAHGVGLEDFYDQTKQKLRLETDRPHVLRQMMVAARKGGTLSIMGVYGGFVDKMPFGAAINKGLTFRMGQMHGQKYMHLLLNLILDGKLDPSFVVTHQLPLEQASYGYEIFQQKKDNCIKVVLKP, encoded by the coding sequence ATGAAAGCTGTCTGTTGGCAAAGTGCTAATGAAGTCCGGGTAGAGACGGTACCAGACCCCACAATTCTCAACCCGCGTGACGCAATTATCAAAATTACATCCACAGCGATATGTGGCTCTGATTTACATATCTACGGTGGCTATATTCCCACAGTCCAAAAAGGTGACATTATCGGTCACGAATTTATGGGGGAAGTAGTAGAAGTAGGTAGCGGAGTCAACAATTTAAAAATAGGCGATCGCGTCGTTGTTCCCTCGACAATTGGCTGTGGTCACTGCAACTATTGCCAGCGTGATATGTGGTCGCTGTGCGATAATTCCAATCCTAAAGGTTGGATGGAAGAAAAGTTATACGGCAACATTACCTCAGCAATTTACGGCTACTCTCATCTGTTAGGTGGTTATGCAGGCGCACAAGCCGAATATATACGCGTACCTTTTGCTGATGTGGGTGTAGTGAAAGTTCCTCCCGATTTACCGGACGAGATGTTGTTATTCATCTCAGACGCGATTCCCACCGGTTATATGGGAGCAGAATTATGTGATATTCAACCCGGTGATACCGTAGCCGTCTGGGGTTGCGGTGCTGTCGGACAGTTTGCCATGATTAGCGCCTACATGATGGGTGCAGAGAGAGTGATTGCGATTGATCGCTTTCCTGAACGTCTAGAAATGGCGAGAAAGTTTGCCAAAGCAGAAACGATTAACTACGAAGACGTTGATGCTGGCGAAGCGTTGAAAGAGATGACTGGTGGCCGTGGCCCCGATGCTTGCATTGATGCAGTGGGTTTAGAAGCACATGGTGTAGGTCTAGAAGACTTCTACGATCAGACAAAACAAAAGCTGCGATTAGAAACCGACCGTCCCCATGTACTACGGCAAATGATGGTGGCTGCACGTAAAGGTGGCACTCTTTCCATTATGGGTGTTTACGGTGGATTCGTAGACAAAATGCCCTTTGGTGCAGCGATTAACAAAGGTCTAACCTTCAGAATGGGACAAATGCACGGACAGAAATATATGCATCTGTTGCTGAATCTCATTTTGGATGGAAAACTCGATCCATCTTTTGTTGTTACCCATCAATTACCGCTAGAGCAAGCATCCTACGGTTACGAGATTTTTCAACAGAAAAAAGACAACTGTATCAAAGTTGTTCTTAAACCTTGA
- a CDS encoding zinc-dependent alcohol dehydrogenase, with translation MKAVCWHGANDVRVDTVPDPILINPRDAIIKITSTAICGSDLHLYDGYIPTMQKGDIMGHEFMGEVVELGSRVTHVKVGDRVIVPFTISCGSCFFCQRDLWSLCDNSNPNAWLAEKQMGYSPSGLFGYSHLLGGYAGGQAEYARVPFADVGLFKIPDGLTDEQVLFLTDVFPTGYMAAENCNIKPGDIVAVWGCGPVGQFAIRSAFMLGAERVIAIDRIPERLQMAKDYGKAEILNYEEIDVGDALKEMTGGRGPDACIDAVGMEAHGTDAMAVYDKVKQAVRLETDRPTALRQAIVACGKGGHLSIPGVYGGFLDKIPMGAAMNKGLTFKMGQTHVHRYVKPLLEHIQKGDIDPSFIITHRLPLEQAPHAYEIFKHKKDNCIKVVLKPGN, from the coding sequence ATGAAAGCAGTTTGCTGGCATGGAGCAAACGATGTGCGGGTGGATACAGTTCCCGATCCCATACTGATTAACCCCCGTGATGCCATTATCAAAATTACCTCCACGGCAATCTGTGGGTCGGATTTGCATCTTTACGACGGCTATATCCCCACGATGCAAAAAGGCGACATCATGGGCCATGAATTTATGGGGGAAGTCGTGGAACTGGGGAGTCGCGTTACTCATGTGAAAGTAGGCGATCGCGTAATTGTTCCTTTCACCATTTCCTGTGGTTCTTGTTTCTTCTGTCAGCGGGATTTGTGGTCTTTGTGCGATAACTCTAACCCGAATGCTTGGTTAGCAGAAAAGCAGATGGGCTATTCACCATCAGGTCTATTTGGCTACTCTCATTTATTGGGTGGTTACGCTGGTGGTCAAGCAGAGTATGCTAGAGTGCCTTTTGCAGATGTCGGCTTGTTCAAAATTCCTGATGGTTTAACGGATGAGCAAGTACTATTTTTAACTGACGTTTTCCCGACAGGCTATATGGCAGCAGAGAACTGCAATATCAAACCAGGTGATATTGTGGCGGTGTGGGGTTGTGGCCCAGTTGGGCAATTCGCCATCAGAAGCGCATTCATGTTGGGTGCAGAAAGAGTCATCGCCATTGACCGCATCCCCGAACGCCTCCAAATGGCTAAAGACTATGGCAAAGCCGAGATTTTAAATTACGAAGAAATAGATGTAGGCGACGCACTCAAGGAAATGACCGGTGGTCGTGGGCCTGACGCTTGTATTGATGCTGTGGGTATGGAAGCACATGGTACAGACGCAATGGCAGTTTACGACAAAGTCAAGCAAGCAGTACGTCTAGAAACAGACCGTCCCACAGCCTTAAGGCAAGCAATTGTCGCTTGTGGTAAAGGCGGACACCTATCTATACCCGGAGTCTATGGCGGCTTTTTAGACAAAATACCTATGGGTGCTGCCATGAACAAGGGTTTGACTTTCAAAATGGGACAAACTCACGTTCATAGATATGTGAAACCTTTGCTAGAACATATCCAAAAAGGTGATATCGATCCGTCGTTTATCATTACCCACCGCCTACCTCTAGAACAAGCACCCCACGCCTACGAAATTTTCAAGCACAAAAAAGATAACTGCATCAAAGTTGTACTCAAACCAGGAAATTGA
- a CDS encoding cupin domain-containing protein has protein sequence MSDTSVKKVDSSHSPKGKLGQKYLASGKTVAMRLWENEQPSEEKPPTSREYETVGYVINGRAELHIEGQTILLEPGNSWVVPKGSSHTYKILEPFTALEATSPPAQVHGRDEN, from the coding sequence ATGAGTGACACCAGCGTTAAGAAAGTAGATTCTAGCCATTCCCCTAAAGGTAAACTCGGCCAAAAGTATCTTGCATCTGGCAAGACTGTGGCTATGCGTCTTTGGGAAAATGAACAACCCAGCGAAGAAAAACCGCCAACTTCCCGCGAATATGAAACAGTTGGTTATGTAATTAACGGTCGTGCCGAGTTACATATTGAAGGGCAAACAATTCTATTAGAACCGGGGAATTCTTGGGTAGTTCCTAAAGGTTCAAGCCACACTTACAAAATTTTAGAACCATTTACCGCACTTGAAGCGACTAGCCCACCTGCCCAAGTTCACGGACGGGATGAAAATTAG
- a CDS encoding manganese catalase family protein, with amino-acid sequence MFYHTKKLQYFKPPTKPDPIYAMKIQELIGGTFGEMTVMMQYLFQGWNCRGPAKYRDLLLDTGTEEIGHIEMLATMIAHLLDKAPIKMQEEGARDAVVGAVMGGSNPRDVITDVMAAAMNPQHAIVSGLGATPSDSVGYPWNGRFIVSSGNLLADFRSNLHAESQGRLQAVRLYEMTDDPGVRDTLSFMIARDTMHQNQWIAAIEDLESSGLETTPVPSSFPLELEKREFAYQFWNHSEGTESSEGRWAKGPSMDGKGEFEYVAKPQPLGPEPEPPQPPIQLHGTPKSPQQQPSQSNGSNAPPLVESVTVRNPEV; translated from the coding sequence ATGTTTTATCACACTAAGAAATTACAGTACTTCAAACCCCCAACAAAACCAGATCCAATCTACGCGATGAAAATTCAAGAACTCATCGGTGGTACATTCGGTGAAATGACCGTAATGATGCAATACCTGTTTCAGGGTTGGAACTGTCGAGGCCCTGCTAAGTATCGGGATTTATTACTAGATACGGGAACAGAAGAGATTGGTCACATTGAGATGTTGGCGACAATGATTGCCCATCTCTTGGATAAAGCACCAATAAAAATGCAGGAAGAAGGTGCCAGAGATGCCGTAGTAGGCGCAGTTATGGGTGGTTCCAATCCACGGGATGTGATTACGGATGTCATGGCTGCAGCCATGAATCCTCAACACGCCATTGTCTCTGGTTTAGGTGCTACGCCATCTGATAGTGTTGGCTATCCTTGGAATGGTCGCTTTATCGTTTCTAGCGGTAACCTCTTAGCTGATTTCCGGTCAAACCTCCACGCCGAGTCTCAAGGACGCTTGCAAGCAGTGCGTCTGTACGAGATGACAGACGACCCAGGTGTGAGAGACACTTTAAGCTTTATGATTGCCCGTGACACCATGCACCAGAACCAATGGATAGCGGCTATTGAAGACTTAGAAAGTTCTGGACTAGAAACTACTCCCGTTCCTAGTTCCTTCCCACTGGAATTAGAGAAACGCGAGTTCGCCTATCAGTTCTGGAACCACTCTGAAGGTACCGAAAGTTCAGAAGGTCGTTGGGCAAAAGGCCCTTCAATGGATGGTAAAGGTGAATTTGAGTATGTAGCCAAGCCTCAACCACTCGGCCCAGAACCCGAACCACCACAACCACCAATCCAATTGCACGGTACTCCCAAATCTCCACAGCAACAGCCATCACAAAGTAATGGTTCTAATGCACCTCCATTAGTTGAGTCTGTTACTGTGAGAAACCCAGAGGTTTAA